From Polyodon spathula isolate WHYD16114869_AA chromosome 26, ASM1765450v1, whole genome shotgun sequence, one genomic window encodes:
- the LOC121300981 gene encoding brain-specific angiogenesis inhibitor 1-associated protein 2-like protein 1 — protein sequence MEQLNPGLRNLVTLGKSYEKAVVAMTLAGKTYYDAVFKIGEIATVSPVSRKFGIVLMEISDVQKKLNVELEENFKKFHKDIIAELEQKTELDQKYMNATLKRYQTEHRSKLDSLERSQTDLKKLRRKSQGKNATKYETKENEYLETVSSRQTEMQKFITDGCREALLEEKRRFCFLVDKHCTFSYHLCNYHDKAKELLSVNLPSWQEKCTDATKVPDTVMTMVKDIMTPGSTPVSGTPQPSPKHNTDPPKPPPAPQIKPHSSPLVEMFNVPATPKAPPMTQRNSLHSDYNNGNFLPRSVSVATGLNKIKRPKMKTIFPHTAGNNNTLLSFDEGDIIVLLLPEEKDGWLYGEHEQLKQKGWFPSSYCRPYTEEEQEQSSSMPVRSISIANLAEKEKGNVVLPPPDYFESSPTRTVNKNTSPEQTSQKPNGIVKPLFEAGENPFATVKLRPTVTNDRSAPVI from the exons ATGGAACAGTTAAATCCAGGTTTACGAAACCTTGTAACCCTGGGTAAAAGCTATGAAAAAGCTGTTGTAG CAATGACTCTGGCAGGAAAAACTTACTATGATGCTGTTTTCAAAATTGGGGAGATAGCTACGGTGTCACCAGTTTCCAGGAAATTTG GGATAGTTCTCATGGAAATCTCTGACGTACAGAAGAAATTGAACGTAGAGCTAGAAGAAAAC tttaaaaagttTCACAAAGACATAATTGCCGAACTTGAACAAAAAACTGAACTGGATCAGAAGTACATGAAT GCCACCCTGAAGAGATATCAGACAGAGCACAGAAGCAAGTTAGACTCATTAGAAAGATCTCAAACCGATCTAAAAAAACTGAGAAGGAAAAGTCAAGGAAAGAATGCGACAAAATATGAAACCAAAGAAAATGAA TATCTGGAGACGGTGAGTTCCCGCCAGACTGAAATGCAGAAGTTCATTACTGATGGATGCCGGGAGGCCTTGCTGGAGGAGAAGAGGCGCTTCTGTTTCCTTGTTGACAAACACTGCACATTTTCTTATCATCTTTGCAACTACCATGATAAG GCTAAAGAACTACTTAGTGTAAATCTGCCCAGCTGGCAGGAGAAGTGTACTGATGCCACCAAGGTGCCAGATACCGTCATGACCATGGTTAAGGACATCATGACCCCAGGATCTACTCCAGTCTCAGGAACTCCACAGCCATCACCCAAG CACAACACAGACCCACCAAAGCCACCTCCCGCACCACAGATAAAACCACACTCAAGTCCTCTTGTAGAGATGTTTAACGTCCCTGCCACTCCGAAGGCACCACCCATGACACAGAGGAACAGTCTGCATTCAG ATTACAACAATGGCAATTTTCTGCCCAGGTCTGTCTCTGTTGCAACTGGATTGAACAAGATTAAAAGACCCAAGATGAAAACCATCTTTCCACATACTGCTGGGAATAACAATACTCTGCTCAGTTTCGATGAAGGTGACATCATCGTTCTGCTTTTACCAGAGGAAAAAGATGGCTGGCTATATGGAGAGCATGAGCAGTTGAAGCA GAAAGGTTGGTTTCCATCCTCATACTGCCGACCTTATACAGAGGAAGAACAGGAGCAAAG CAGTTCTATGCCAGTCCGGAGTATTAGCATAGCCAACCtggcagagaaagagaaggggaACGTGGTACTGCCCCCTCCAGATTACTTTGAGTCTTCACCAACTAGGACTGTTAACAAGAACACTTCCCCTGAGCAAACA